One Cryptomeria japonica chromosome 9, Sugi_1.0, whole genome shotgun sequence genomic window carries:
- the LOC131072550 gene encoding potassium channel AKT1, translated as MLRLWRLRRVSSLFARIEKDIRFNYFWTRCAKLLCVTVFAVHCAACCYYLLADQYPDGRKTWIGAVIPKFREESLWIRYVTSIYWSITTLTTVGYGDLHAENTREMIFDIFYMLFNLGLTAYLIGNMTNLVVHGTSRTRKFRDTIQAASNFAIRNHLPLHLQDQMLSHICLKFRTEGMQQQETLDDLPKAIRSSIAQYLFFSFVEKVYLFRGVSYDFIFQMVSEMKAEYFPPKEDIILHNEAPTDFYVLVSGSVDLITYKDGTEQIIGFAERGDVFGEIGALCYRPQPYTVRTKKLSQILRLNRSSFMSIVQTNIGDGTTIMNNLLQHLKESNDPTFNELATEMMWLMSRGRLDLPINLCFAASRGDAQIMEQLLNRGIDPNEADFSGRTPLHIAAARGFMDCVRLLLSFGADVNSKDEDGSFPLWEAILGRHELVAKFLSENGASLDSNTGSFLCMAVEKGSLDILNDLIQYGADPNSICKDGRTALHVAVTDGNLDMVKILLQNGSNMNKTDNNGWTSKDLAEQQGHEEISAIFQETQATGPEFHLQIENPFSQSHADQDENIGMKDLPQHMAKTSTPLVKHSSSPTPVLNERKKRTHNLENTLFGIIANSHNSLTDGSINTCESKHVRLNPYNSPRVTIHGGHPKSMKSIGQPGKLILLPESLEGLLKIASQRFGYQPIKVFNSDYAEIDDINVIRDGDHLFLVKREDLKGTIEERIKENTSDKHIL; from the exons ATGTTACGTCTCTGGCGTTTGAGAAGAGTTAGTTCTCTTTTTGCAAG AATTGAAAAGGATATTCGTTTCAACTATTTCTGGACACGTTGTGCAAAGCTTCTTTGT GTAACAGTGTTTGCTGTTCATTGTGCTGCTTGCTGTTATTATCTGCTTGCAGATCAATACCCTGATGGACGGAAGACATGGATTGGTGCAGTTATTCCAAAATTTAGAGAAGAAAGCCTTTGGATCCGCTATGTTACTTCTATATACTGGTCTATAACAACTCTAACAACAGTTGGATATGGAGATCTACATGCTGAAAACACTAGAGaaatgatttttgatattttttacatGTTATTTAATCTAGGCCTCACTGCATACCTGATTGGAAATATGACAAATCTTGTTGTTCATGGTACAAGCCGAACAAGAAAATTT AGAGACACAATTCAAGCAGCTTCAAATTTTGCTATTCGGAATCACTTGCCTTTGCATTTGCAAGATCAAATGCTTTCACATATATGCTTAAAATTCAGAACAGAGGGCATGCAACAGCAGGAAACTTTGGATGATCTCCCAAAAGCAATCCGCTCCAGCATTGCACAATATCTCTTTTTCTCCTTTGTTGAAAAAGTGTACCTATTCCGTGGAGTTTCATATGACTTTATATTCCAGATG GTGTCAGAGATGAAGGCAGAATACTTTCCTCCAAAAGAAGATATCATTTTGCACAATGAAGCGCCTACAGATTTCTATGTCTTAGTATCAGGGTCTGTG GACTTAATAACATACAAAGATGGAACTGAGCAG ATCATTGGATTTGCTGAGAGAGGGGATGTGTTTGGAGAAATTGGTGCGCTCTGTTACAGACCACAGCCTTACACAGTTCGTACAAAGAAACTTTCTCAGATTTTGCGCTTAAACAGAAgttcatttatgagcattgtacaAACAAATATTGGAGATGGGACAACCATTATGAACAACCTTCTTCAG CATTTGAAGGAATCAAATGATCCAACATTTAATGAACTTGCAACTGAGATGATGTGGTTAATGTCAAGAGGAAGATTGGATTTACCCATCAATCTTTGTTTTGCTGCATCAAGAGGGGATGCACAGATAATGGAACAACTCTTAAACAGAGGAATAGATCCTAATGAAGCAGACTTTAGCGGTCGAACTCCACTA CACATAGCAGCAGCAAGAGGATTCATGGATTGCGTGCGCCTTCTTTTGAGCTTTGGGGCAGATGTCAATAGCAAAG ATGAAGATGGGAGCTTTCCACTGTGGGAGGCTATTCTTGGAAGACATGAATTAGTTGCAAAATTTCTTTCCGAGAATGGGGCATCTTTAGATTCCAATACTGGCAGTTTTTTGTGCATGGCTGTAGAGAAAGGTAGTCTTGATATATTAAATGACCTAATCCAATATGGAGCAGATCCTAATTCAATTTGTAAAGATGGCAGGACAGCCCTTCATGTGGCTGTTACTGATGGGAACTTAGACATGGTGAAAATTCTCTTGCAAAATGGATCGAACATGAATAAAACTGACAACAACGGGTGGACATCTAAGGATTTGGCAGAGCAACAAGGTCATGAGGAAATATCTGCCATATTCCAGGAAACACAGGCTACCGGTCCTGAGTTTCACTTACAGATAGAAAaccccttttcccaatctcatgCAGATCAGGATGAGAATATAGGCATGAAAGATCTCCCTCAACATATGGCAAAGACTAGCACACCACTTGTTAAGCACTCAAGTTCACCAACACCAGTTCtaaatgaaagaaagaaaagaacgCATAATTTGGAGAACACTCTATTTGGTATAATAGCGAATTCTCATAATAGTCTTACAGATGGCAGCATAAATACCTGTGAAAGCAAGCACGTGAGGCTGAACCCTTATAATTCACCTAGAGTGACAATTCATGGTGGTCACCCAAAGTCCATGAAATCAATTGGGCAACCAGGAAAACTGATATTGTTACCAGAATCATTGGAGGGCCTTCTTAAAATTGCTA GCCAAAGATTTGGTTACCAGCCTATAAAAGTTTTTAATAGTGATTATGCTGAAATAGATGACATCAATGTCATAAGAGATGGTGATCATCTATTCCTTGTGAAAAGGGAAGACTTGAAGGGAACAATCGAAGAGAGGATAAAAGAGAACACGTCTGACAAACATATCCTGTAA